In Candidatus Leptovillus gracilis, a single window of DNA contains:
- a CDS encoding S8 family serine peptidase yields MNRKTLLIALLVCFLVVAVPVSLYGQTPDTPAPDAGQTFGDLRDALPTDQVIIQFTDAAAEAALLSARNEGPLPELSAAAGVDVAYFRAMSGDAHVLKLTERLPAEKVAQIAVDLTAVPGVAYAEPDLIKTTGLGAAQMPAVPDLAPNDTRYGDQWHYRYTPGTSEGLNLEPAWNISTGLVSTVVAVLDTGILNHTDLAGKTVAGYDFITDVFTANDGNGRDSNPADPGDWILANACFAGSDPSDSSWHGTHVAGTIGAATNNSLGVAGVNWNAKILPIRVLGRCGGTTSDIVDGMRWSAGLAVAGVPANANPAKVLNLSLGGFGTCTSTWQSAVNDVVATGATVVIAAGNDNANAANYSPGNCNNVITVAATNRSGGRAYYSNYGSVIEVSAPGGAQSFANDPNGILSTLDSGATTPANSNTYAYYQGTSMATPHVAGLASLILGMRPGYTQAQVLSLLQSTARSFPAGSTCNTSNCGSGIVDAYQALNALNVTFTDFVYLPGVFKSAAPPPPPPPTCTPQSGESNNINDALITCTGHTATGQVSAADRDDVYKIMMQANQHLRIVMTGSGGDADLYLFPPGTTDVNTDPAAAASLNDGNDELIEGTTLVGGYWYIDVYSYSGTTNYAVTATVTNMLTGEAATLLLTPENTQPTSRQSK; encoded by the coding sequence ATGAATCGCAAAACCCTTTTGATTGCTTTGCTTGTTTGTTTTCTTGTTGTGGCTGTGCCGGTGAGTTTGTACGGACAAACCCCAGACACACCAGCGCCGGACGCCGGCCAGACATTTGGTGATTTGCGCGACGCCCTGCCCACCGATCAGGTCATCATCCAGTTCACCGATGCGGCGGCCGAAGCTGCCTTGTTGTCGGCCCGCAACGAAGGCCCGCTGCCAGAATTGAGCGCCGCCGCCGGGGTAGATGTGGCCTATTTTCGCGCCATGTCGGGCGATGCCCACGTGCTGAAGCTGACTGAACGGCTGCCGGCCGAAAAAGTCGCCCAGATTGCCGTGGATCTAACGGCCGTTCCCGGCGTTGCCTATGCCGAACCCGACCTGATCAAGACCACCGGCCTCGGCGCGGCGCAAATGCCCGCCGTGCCTGATCTGGCTCCCAACGACACCCGTTACGGCGATCAGTGGCATTATCGCTACACTCCCGGCACTTCTGAGGGACTCAATCTGGAACCGGCCTGGAATATCTCCACCGGTTTGGTCAGCACCGTGGTCGCTGTGCTGGATACGGGCATCCTGAACCACACCGATCTGGCCGGTAAAACGGTGGCCGGGTATGACTTTATCACTGATGTGTTTACAGCCAATGATGGCAACGGCCGTGATAGTAACCCGGCCGACCCTGGCGATTGGATTTTAGCCAATGCTTGTTTCGCCGGCAGCGATCCTTCTGATAGTTCCTGGCATGGTACGCACGTGGCTGGAACCATTGGCGCGGCTACCAACAATAGTCTGGGCGTGGCCGGGGTAAACTGGAACGCCAAGATTTTGCCCATTCGTGTTTTGGGCCGATGCGGTGGCACAACGTCCGACATTGTGGATGGGATGCGCTGGTCGGCCGGTCTGGCTGTCGCCGGCGTTCCGGCCAACGCCAATCCGGCCAAAGTGTTAAACCTTAGTTTGGGTGGGTTTGGCACTTGTACCAGCACCTGGCAGTCGGCCGTCAATGATGTTGTTGCGACCGGGGCCACCGTCGTCATTGCCGCCGGCAACGACAATGCCAACGCCGCCAATTACTCCCCCGGCAATTGCAATAACGTTATCACCGTGGCGGCCACCAATCGCAGTGGTGGCCGTGCCTATTACAGCAATTATGGCAGTGTCATTGAAGTCAGTGCCCCTGGCGGCGCGCAGAGCTTTGCCAACGACCCCAATGGCATTTTGTCAACATTGGACTCTGGCGCAACAACGCCTGCCAACAGCAATACCTACGCCTATTACCAGGGGACCAGCATGGCGACGCCGCACGTCGCCGGGTTGGCTTCGCTGATCCTGGGGATGCGGCCGGGCTACACCCAGGCGCAGGTTTTGTCGCTGCTGCAAAGCACGGCCCGCAGCTTCCCGGCCGGCAGCACCTGTAACACCAGCAATTGTGGCTCCGGCATCGTAGACGCCTATCAGGCCCTCAACGCGCTGAACGTCACCTTTACCGACTTTGTTTACCTGCCGGGCGTCTTCAAGTCAGCGGCGCCCCCACCGCCTCCGCCACCGACATGTACCCCGCAAAGCGGCGAGTCGAACAATATTAACGATGCGTTGATCACCTGCACCGGCCATACCGCCACCGGGCAAGTCAGCGCGGCCGACCGGGATGACGTGTATAAGATTATGATGCAGGCCAATCAGCATTTGCGTATTGTCATGACCGGCAGCGGCGGTGATGCGGATTTGTATCTCTTCCCACCAGGCACAACCGATGTGAATACCGACCCGGCCGCGGCTGCTTCGCTGAACGATGGCAACGATGAGCTGATCGAGGGCACAACGTTGGTCGGCGGTTATTGGTACATTGACGTTTATTCCTACTCTGGAACCACCAATTATGCTGTAACTGCTACGGTGACGAACATGTTAACCGGCGAAGCGGCGACGCTTCTGCTGACGCCGGAAAATACGCAGCCCACATCGC
- a CDS encoding ATP-binding cassette domain-containing protein: MIATSNLTLSFGPRVLFKNVSLKFLPGHCYGLIGANGAGKSTFLKILAGEIESTSGEVITDPKDRIAVLQQDQFAFDEYRVLDAVILGHKKLYDLMQQRDALYAKTDFSDEDGVLAAQLESEFADLNGYDAEAEAATLLKGLGIDETLLDRQMAELEATQKVRVLLAQAMFGNPDILLLDEPTNQLDLKTIRWLEDYLMRFNNTLIVVSHDRHFLNDVCTHIVDIDFNQIRMYVGNYEFWYEASQLAMQQRKNEGKKREEKIKELESFVRRFSANVAKARQATSRKKLIEKLTVDDLPTSSRRFPYVGFAAERPCGKVVLRVKDLTKSVDGAPVLSHFSLEVNQGDKIAFIGENDLVKTTLFEILAGEMDPDDGRYEWGTTITTSYFPKENSQYFDTDDNLIDWLRKFSPGEDSDTFIRGYLGRMLFSGEEALKPARVLSGGEKVRCMLARMMLSGANVLLLDEPTNHLDLEAISALNEGLIKFPEVVLFASHDYEFVNTIANRIIELAPGGVIDKVMSFEEYLEDEAVNQLRQAYYHGDHALRL; encoded by the coding sequence ATGATAGCGACCAGCAATCTCACCCTGTCCTTTGGACCACGGGTGCTTTTTAAGAACGTCAGTCTCAAATTTCTGCCCGGCCACTGCTACGGACTGATCGGCGCCAACGGCGCGGGCAAATCTACCTTTCTCAAGATTTTGGCCGGGGAAATCGAATCCACCAGCGGCGAAGTAATCACCGATCCGAAAGACCGTATCGCCGTGCTGCAGCAGGACCAGTTCGCCTTTGATGAGTACCGCGTGTTAGACGCGGTTATCCTGGGGCATAAAAAGCTGTATGACCTGATGCAGCAGCGCGATGCGCTGTACGCCAAAACGGATTTTTCCGATGAGGATGGTGTCTTGGCGGCGCAGTTGGAGTCGGAATTTGCCGACCTGAATGGTTACGATGCCGAAGCGGAAGCGGCCACGCTGCTGAAAGGGCTGGGCATTGACGAAACGCTGCTAGACCGGCAGATGGCCGAGTTGGAGGCAACGCAAAAGGTGCGCGTGCTGCTGGCGCAGGCTATGTTCGGCAACCCGGACATCCTGCTGCTGGACGAGCCGACCAATCAGTTGGATCTGAAAACCATCCGCTGGTTGGAAGATTATCTGATGCGCTTCAACAATACGCTTATCGTTGTTTCCCATGACCGGCACTTTCTGAACGATGTTTGCACCCACATTGTGGACATTGATTTCAACCAGATTCGCATGTACGTGGGCAATTATGAATTTTGGTATGAGGCCAGCCAGTTGGCGATGCAGCAGCGCAAGAACGAGGGCAAAAAGCGGGAAGAGAAGATCAAGGAATTGGAGTCGTTTGTGCGTCGGTTTAGCGCCAACGTGGCCAAGGCGCGGCAGGCGACGTCGCGCAAGAAGTTGATCGAGAAATTGACGGTAGATGATCTGCCGACCAGTTCGCGCCGTTTTCCGTATGTGGGCTTTGCCGCGGAACGGCCGTGTGGCAAAGTGGTCCTGCGCGTGAAAGACCTGACAAAGAGCGTGGATGGCGCCCCGGTGCTGTCGCATTTCAGCCTGGAGGTAAACCAGGGGGACAAGATCGCCTTTATCGGCGAGAATGACCTGGTGAAGACGACCTTGTTTGAGATTTTGGCGGGGGAGATGGACCCGGATGACGGCCGTTACGAGTGGGGAACCACCATCACCACATCTTATTTCCCCAAGGAAAACAGTCAATACTTCGACACCGACGACAACCTGATTGACTGGCTGCGCAAGTTTTCGCCGGGCGAAGACAGCGATACCTTCATTCGCGGCTATCTGGGGCGAATGCTTTTCTCCGGTGAAGAAGCGTTAAAACCGGCGCGGGTCCTCTCCGGCGGCGAGAAGGTGCGCTGTATGTTGGCCCGCATGATGCTCAGCGGGGCCAATGTGCTGCTGCTGGACGAACCGACCAATCATCTGGACCTGGAGGCTATCTCCGCGCTGAACGAGGGTCTCATCAAATTCCCGGAAGTGGTGCTGTTTGCTTCCCACGATTATGAATTTGTCAACACCATCGCCAACCGCATCATTGAACTGGCGCCCGGCGGGGTGATTGATAAAGTGATGAGTTTTGAAGAATATCTGGAAGACGAAGCGGTGAACCAACTGCGTCAGGCGTATTACCATGGGGACCATGCGCTGCGTTTGTAG